Proteins co-encoded in one Streptomyces sp. NBC_01283 genomic window:
- a CDS encoding endonuclease, with product MTGRQAVMRELLASSGQTYAAEAGIRLADTPQPLYRTLVLSCLLSARIRASVAVASTRALYEAGMRGPRQMADASWQQRVDALGRGGYRRYDERTATQLGDGARLVLDEWGGDLRRVREQADGDAAALKRLLRRMPGLGPTGADIFLREVQDVWTEYAPCFDAKVLQGAERLGLPRDTSALLRLAGDEKPGVTAAALVRAALGSRRSASRAAHP from the coding sequence ATGACCGGCCGGCAGGCTGTGATGCGGGAACTGCTCGCATCCTCCGGACAGACGTACGCGGCCGAGGCGGGCATCCGGCTGGCCGACACTCCCCAGCCGCTGTACCGCACGCTCGTCCTGTCCTGCCTGCTCAGCGCCCGGATCCGGGCATCCGTAGCGGTGGCGAGCACCCGCGCGCTGTACGAGGCCGGGATGCGGGGTCCCCGGCAGATGGCCGACGCGTCCTGGCAGCAGCGGGTCGACGCACTGGGGCGCGGCGGCTACCGGCGCTACGACGAACGGACGGCGACCCAGCTCGGCGACGGCGCCCGGCTGGTCCTCGACGAGTGGGGCGGAGACCTGCGCAGGGTGCGCGAGCAGGCCGACGGCGACGCGGCGGCCCTGAAGCGGCTGCTGCGCCGGATGCCGGGCCTCGGCCCGACCGGCGCGGACATCTTCCTGCGCGAGGTGCAGGACGTATGGACCGAGTACGCGCCCTGCTTCGACGCCAAGGTGCTCCAGGGCGCCGAGCGCCTGGGGCTGCCCCGGGACACGTCCGCGCTGCTGCGGCTCGCGGGCGACGAGAAGCCGGGCGTGACCGCCGCGGCGCTCGTCCGCGCCGCCCTCGGATCACGGCGC
- a CDS encoding flavin reductase family protein: MVDMDVFTDRLDYPMYVVTAAADGVPAGCLVGFGSQCALDPPRFVVWLSKANHTYLVARNAAYLGVHLLRRDQHQLARLFGGECGDRVDKFADVRWEPRTGGAPVLTDSCAWWVGRIERHADWGDHVGFLLTPVEAGADPPPYEELIRLSDVTDLTPGHPA; encoded by the coding sequence CTGGTGGACATGGACGTCTTCACCGACCGGCTCGACTACCCGATGTACGTGGTGACAGCGGCTGCCGACGGCGTGCCCGCCGGCTGCCTGGTCGGATTCGGCTCGCAGTGTGCGCTGGATCCGCCTCGCTTCGTGGTGTGGCTCTCCAAGGCGAACCACACGTATCTGGTGGCCCGGAACGCCGCGTACCTCGGCGTGCATCTTCTCCGGCGCGATCAGCACCAGCTCGCCCGGCTGTTCGGCGGCGAGTGCGGTGACCGTGTCGACAAGTTCGCCGACGTCCGGTGGGAGCCGCGCACGGGCGGGGCCCCCGTGCTCACCGACTCCTGCGCCTGGTGGGTCGGCAGGATCGAGCGGCACGCCGACTGGGGGGATCATGTGGGCTTCCTCCTCACCCCGGTGGAGGCGGGCGCGGACCCGCCGCCGTACGAGGAACTGATCCGCCTGAGCGACGTCACCGACCTCACCCCGGGCCACCCGGCATGA
- a CDS encoding FAD-dependent oxidoreductase, producing the protein MTTQRRTVDESYWIATTPDTGYPTPDTDLTADVAVIGGGIAGLCTAWDLVRAGLDVVVLEADRIAAGVSGYTTAKLTAAHGIRYAALEAKHGADDARLYALSQQEAVERTAALCAELDIDAELEHAPAFTYVQDPARVDELRQEAAAARRAGLDASFTTETELPFDIAGAVRVEGQLQFHPRKFLLALAEHITRAGGRIFERARVTGLHDGARCRLTTESGSTVEARDAVIATHYPVFDRTLLFTRIKPRRELVIAAPVPSDAAPAGMYITPEGGTRSLRSAPYDDGRRLLIVTGESFEPGAGGVRGRYDRLEAWAREHLPHFAEKGETYRWAAQDNDSADQLPYVGHAHPGTQHLFVATGFGGWGMSNGVMAGHLLTAHIAGGPRPAWTDLYDPRRLPPIRDAGQVASYQASAAKHFVGDRLHTSHVDALTDIPPGSGAVVRLDGKRCAVYRDESGHATALSARCTHLGCLVQFNDAERAWECPCHGSRFGTDGSVLHGPATRPLEPRETPDSPDDPGTPA; encoded by the coding sequence ATGACCACGCAACGCCGGACAGTTGACGAGTCGTACTGGATCGCGACCACGCCCGACACCGGGTACCCGACTCCCGACACGGATCTGACGGCGGACGTCGCGGTCATCGGCGGCGGCATCGCCGGGCTGTGCACCGCCTGGGACCTGGTCCGCGCCGGTCTCGACGTCGTCGTCCTGGAGGCGGACCGGATCGCCGCGGGCGTGAGCGGATACACGACTGCCAAACTGACCGCCGCGCACGGCATCCGCTACGCCGCTCTCGAGGCGAAGCACGGCGCCGACGACGCGCGGCTGTACGCGCTCTCGCAGCAGGAGGCGGTCGAGCGGACCGCGGCCCTCTGCGCCGAGCTGGACATCGACGCCGAGCTGGAGCACGCCCCCGCCTTCACCTACGTACAGGACCCCGCACGCGTCGACGAGCTGCGGCAGGAGGCAGCCGCCGCACGGCGGGCCGGACTCGACGCGTCCTTCACGACCGAGACGGAGCTCCCCTTCGACATCGCGGGCGCGGTACGCGTCGAGGGCCAACTGCAGTTCCATCCACGGAAGTTCCTGCTTGCCCTGGCCGAGCACATCACCCGGGCAGGCGGACGCATCTTCGAACGTGCCCGGGTCACCGGGCTGCACGACGGCGCCCGCTGCCGGCTGACCACGGAGTCCGGCAGCACGGTCGAGGCACGCGACGCGGTCATCGCCACGCACTATCCGGTCTTCGACCGCACCCTGCTCTTCACCCGGATCAAGCCCCGGCGTGAGCTGGTGATCGCGGCGCCCGTGCCGTCGGACGCGGCGCCCGCGGGCATGTACATCACCCCGGAGGGCGGCACCCGTTCGCTGCGCAGCGCCCCCTACGACGACGGGCGGCGGCTGCTCATCGTCACCGGGGAATCGTTCGAACCGGGCGCGGGCGGCGTGCGCGGACGGTACGACCGGCTCGAAGCCTGGGCACGCGAACACCTGCCGCACTTCGCCGAGAAGGGCGAGACCTACCGGTGGGCGGCGCAGGACAACGACTCCGCCGACCAGCTGCCCTACGTCGGCCATGCCCACCCCGGCACCCAGCACCTCTTCGTCGCCACCGGCTTCGGCGGCTGGGGCATGAGCAACGGCGTGATGGCGGGGCACCTGCTCACCGCCCATATCGCGGGCGGACCGCGACCGGCCTGGACCGATCTGTACGACCCGCGGCGGCTGCCACCGATCCGCGACGCGGGCCAGGTCGCCTCCTACCAGGCGTCCGCGGCGAAGCACTTCGTCGGCGACCGGCTGCACACCAGCCACGTCGACGCGCTGACCGACATCCCGCCCGGCAGCGGAGCCGTCGTACGCCTGGACGGGAAGCGGTGCGCGGTCTACCGCGACGAGAGCGGGCACGCCACCGCGCTCTCCGCGCGCTGCACCCATCTGGGATGTCTGGTGCAGTTCAACGACGCGGAGCGGGCCTGGGAGTGCCCCTGTCACGGCTCGCGCTTCGGGACGGACGGCTCGGTCCTGCACGGCCCCGCCACGCGTCCCCTGGAACCGCGCGAGACCCCCGATTCCCCGGACGATCCGGGTACCCCGGCCTAG
- a CDS encoding RICIN domain-containing protein has translation MAPRTRTRSRTGSGTRTRTRRLIGLVGSTALATGAALLTAPAQQAAAASAAVTVRPDPSYGHEKFEGWGTSLVWFANATGDYPKEIREKLAELLFGDDGLGLNIARYNIGGGNAPDVKDYLRPGGAVDGWWKAPAGTTRESTDWWSATDPADWNPKADATQRWWVDRIKGDVDHWETFSNSPPWFMTKSGYVSGGFNASEDQLKTGSVDDFAAYLAGATERLEKAHGIKVDTLDPFNEPNTDYWGTRLGADGEPVGGRQEGAHIGPELQQKVIAALDPALRKSRSGAKISAMDETNPTTFTRNWNSYPQEVRDAVGQMNVHTYGTDGRTSVRDLAKAADKPLWMSEVEGDWGDGQDFDDMRPGLGLAQRMVDGLRELEPKAWVFWQPVEDYDNMKPGGESAKGGNWGSIQLPFSCTSEDTLETCPIRTNTKFDTARNFTHFIRPGDRLVKVDDTSSAAAVSRAGDGATVVHVNGTTAGRTVTVDLSKFGHVSGKATVTPVVTSADGELERHEAINVRGGTATFEVPAQSVTSFLVKGVSGVAKDAALLRKDHTYELTGVQSGKELTVADDGTGLVIKSASDTAGQRWRLRQISGDTGNKRRYVFTSPAEGKRLAVRDGVPVVEADTGPRGKAAQWIMSTTGDGTWTLVNAGTGRLLEVGGQATHDGAAVTAWTPNSGANQRWRVTDVT, from the coding sequence TTGGCACCTCGAACCCGCACGAGAAGCCGCACGGGAAGCGGCACGCGAACGCGCACGCGACGGCTCATCGGCCTGGTCGGCAGCACCGCCCTGGCCACCGGGGCCGCCCTGCTCACCGCCCCTGCGCAGCAGGCCGCCGCCGCGTCCGCCGCCGTCACCGTCCGGCCCGACCCCTCCTACGGGCACGAGAAGTTCGAGGGCTGGGGCACGAGCCTGGTCTGGTTCGCCAATGCCACCGGCGACTACCCCAAGGAGATACGCGAGAAGCTCGCCGAGCTGCTCTTCGGCGACGACGGTCTCGGCCTGAACATCGCCCGCTACAACATCGGCGGCGGCAACGCCCCCGACGTCAAGGACTATCTGCGCCCCGGGGGCGCGGTCGACGGCTGGTGGAAGGCCCCCGCGGGCACCACGCGCGAGTCCACCGACTGGTGGAGCGCCACGGACCCGGCCGACTGGAACCCGAAGGCGGACGCCACCCAGCGCTGGTGGGTCGACCGGATCAAGGGCGACGTCGACCACTGGGAGACGTTCAGCAATTCACCACCCTGGTTCATGACGAAGAGCGGGTATGTCTCGGGCGGCTTCAACGCGAGCGAGGACCAGCTCAAGACCGGGTCCGTGGACGATTTCGCCGCCTATCTGGCGGGCGCGACCGAACGTCTGGAGAAGGCGCACGGCATCAAGGTCGACACCCTCGACCCGTTCAACGAACCCAACACCGACTACTGGGGCACCCGCCTGGGAGCGGACGGCGAGCCGGTCGGCGGCCGTCAGGAGGGAGCCCACATCGGCCCCGAGCTCCAGCAGAAGGTGATCGCCGCGCTCGATCCGGCGCTCAGGAAGTCCCGGAGCGGCGCGAAGATCTCCGCGATGGACGAGACCAACCCCACCACCTTCACGCGGAACTGGAACTCCTACCCGCAGGAGGTCAGGGACGCCGTCGGCCAGATGAACGTCCACACCTACGGAACGGACGGCCGCACCAGCGTGCGTGACCTCGCCAAGGCGGCGGACAAGCCGCTGTGGATGAGCGAGGTCGAGGGCGACTGGGGCGACGGGCAGGACTTCGACGACATGCGGCCCGGCCTCGGCCTGGCCCAGCGGATGGTCGACGGCCTGCGTGAACTGGAGCCGAAGGCCTGGGTGTTCTGGCAGCCGGTCGAGGACTACGACAACATGAAGCCGGGCGGCGAGTCCGCCAAGGGCGGCAACTGGGGCAGTATCCAGCTGCCGTTCAGCTGCACCTCCGAGGACACGCTGGAGACCTGCCCCATCCGTACGAACACCAAGTTCGACACGGCCCGCAACTTCACCCACTTCATCAGGCCCGGCGACCGGCTCGTCAAGGTCGACGACACCTCAAGCGCCGCCGCCGTGTCCCGCGCGGGCGACGGGGCGACGGTCGTCCACGTCAACGGCACGACCGCCGGGCGTACGGTCACGGTCGACCTCTCCAAGTTCGGTCACGTGAGCGGGAAGGCCACGGTCACGCCCGTGGTGACCAGCGCCGACGGCGAGCTCGAACGGCACGAGGCCATCAACGTACGCGGCGGGACGGCCACCTTCGAGGTACCCGCACAGTCGGTGACGTCCTTCCTCGTCAAGGGGGTCTCCGGTGTCGCGAAGGACGCCGCCCTGCTGAGGAAGGACCACACGTACGAACTGACCGGCGTCCAGAGCGGCAAGGAACTCACCGTCGCCGACGACGGCACCGGCCTCGTCATCAAGTCGGCCTCGGACACCGCGGGTCAGCGGTGGCGGCTGCGGCAGATCAGCGGTGACACCGGCAACAAGCGGCGGTACGTGTTCACCAGCCCCGCGGAAGGAAAGCGGCTGGCCGTCCGTGACGGCGTCCCCGTGGTCGAGGCCGACACCGGCCCTCGTGGCAAGGCCGCCCAGTGGATCATGTCCACGACCGGTGACGGCACATGGACCCTCGTCAACGCCGGCACCGGCCGGCTCCTGGAGGTCGGCGGCCAGGCCACGCACGACGGGGCGGCCGTCACGGCGTGGACACCGAACTCCGGCGCCAACCAGCGCTGGCGGGTGACCGACGTGACCTGA
- a CDS encoding beta-galactosidase: protein MPPTLPSRLLRGPDGAVTPGLVYGADYNPEQWPRTVWEEDVRLMREAGVNIVSLGIFSWARIQPARHAWDFSWLDEIMDLLHAGGIAVDLATATASPPPWLTAAHPEILPVTAAGETVWPGARQHWRPTSPVFREHALRLVREMALRYAGHPALVAWHVSNELGCHNIYDYSDDAARAFRDWLRARHTTLDGLNHAWGTAFWSQRYSDWEQILPPRLAASHPNPTQQLDFKRFSSDALKEYLRAERDVLRELTPEVPVTTNFMVMGGTKGMDYADWAGEIDFVSNDHYVVPGPQARDELSFSASLTSSVAGHRPWFLMEHSTSAVNWQPVNLAKREGDLARDSLLHVAHGADAVCFFQWRQSAAGAEKYHSAMVPHAGADSEVFRAVTGLGRTLKALAPVAGTGREPARVAVLFDWDSWWASEQDSHPTSLLDYHQEALDWYSALLALGIRADVVTKRTELAPYDVLIAPVLHVVPEALAKDLTRYVEGGGHLVTTYFSGIVDENDHVWLGGHPGALRELLGIRVEEFGPLLADDTVALDNATTGTVWTDRITVTGPEVEVLARYRTGAYAERPAVTRRAAGRGSAAYVSTRLGTDGLTVLLPQLLAPAGVSSELPAPARGRVELAVRRDADSRYLFLVNRTDDTVPLPGLTGEVLVGGAPDAAGGGLVLHPRDVAVLRQPTP, encoded by the coding sequence ATGCCCCCCACCCTCCCGTCCCGGCTGCTGCGCGGACCGGACGGTGCCGTGACCCCTGGGCTCGTGTACGGCGCCGACTACAACCCCGAGCAGTGGCCGCGCACGGTCTGGGAGGAGGACGTCCGGCTGATGCGCGAGGCAGGCGTCAACATCGTCTCGCTGGGGATCTTCTCCTGGGCGCGCATCCAACCGGCCCGGCACGCCTGGGACTTCAGCTGGCTCGACGAGATCATGGACCTGCTGCACGCGGGCGGCATCGCGGTCGACCTGGCCACCGCGACCGCGTCCCCGCCGCCCTGGCTCACCGCGGCCCACCCGGAGATCCTTCCGGTGACCGCCGCCGGTGAGACGGTGTGGCCGGGGGCGCGGCAGCACTGGCGGCCGACCTCGCCCGTCTTCCGGGAGCACGCGCTGCGCCTGGTGCGGGAAATGGCCCTGCGCTATGCCGGCCATCCGGCCCTCGTGGCCTGGCACGTCTCCAACGAGCTGGGCTGCCACAACATCTACGACTACTCCGACGACGCCGCCCGCGCCTTCCGCGACTGGCTGCGCGCCCGCCACACCACCCTCGACGGCCTCAACCACGCCTGGGGAACGGCATTCTGGTCGCAGCGCTACAGCGACTGGGAGCAGATCCTGCCGCCGCGGCTCGCGGCGTCGCACCCGAACCCCACCCAGCAACTGGACTTCAAGCGGTTCTCGTCGGACGCGCTCAAGGAGTATCTGCGCGCGGAGCGCGACGTCCTGCGCGAGCTCACCCCGGAGGTGCCCGTCACCACGAACTTCATGGTGATGGGCGGCACCAAGGGCATGGACTACGCCGACTGGGCGGGCGAGATCGACTTCGTCTCGAACGACCACTACGTCGTGCCCGGTCCGCAGGCCAGGGACGAGCTGTCCTTCTCCGCCAGCCTCACCAGCTCCGTCGCGGGCCACCGCCCGTGGTTCCTGATGGAGCACTCCACCAGCGCCGTCAACTGGCAGCCGGTCAACCTGGCCAAGCGCGAGGGCGACCTCGCCCGCGACTCCCTGCTGCACGTCGCGCACGGCGCCGACGCCGTGTGCTTCTTCCAGTGGCGCCAGTCGGCGGCCGGTGCCGAGAAGTACCACTCGGCGATGGTGCCGCACGCCGGGGCCGACAGCGAGGTGTTCCGTGCGGTGACCGGCCTGGGGCGGACCCTGAAGGCGCTCGCGCCCGTCGCGGGGACCGGGCGCGAACCGGCCCGCGTGGCCGTCCTCTTCGACTGGGACTCGTGGTGGGCGAGCGAGCAGGACTCCCACCCCACCTCCCTTCTCGACTACCACCAGGAAGCCCTCGACTGGTACTCCGCGCTCCTCGCCCTCGGCATCCGCGCCGACGTCGTGACCAAGCGGACCGAACTCGCCCCGTACGACGTCCTGATCGCGCCCGTGCTGCACGTGGTGCCCGAGGCGCTCGCCAAGGACCTCACGCGGTACGTCGAGGGCGGCGGCCACCTGGTCACGACCTACTTCTCCGGCATCGTCGACGAGAACGACCACGTGTGGCTCGGCGGCCATCCAGGGGCACTGCGTGAGCTGCTCGGCATCCGCGTCGAGGAGTTCGGGCCGCTGCTCGCCGACGACACGGTGGCGCTGGACAACGCCACCACGGGCACGGTCTGGACCGACCGGATCACCGTCACGGGGCCGGAGGTGGAGGTGCTCGCCCGCTACCGCACCGGTGCGTACGCCGAGCGCCCCGCCGTCACGCGCCGTGCCGCGGGCCGCGGTTCGGCGGCGTACGTCTCCACCCGGCTCGGCACGGACGGCCTCACCGTCCTGCTGCCGCAGCTCCTCGCCCCAGCCGGGGTCAGCAGCGAACTGCCCGCCCCCGCGCGGGGACGCGTCGAGCTCGCCGTGCGCCGCGACGCGGACAGCCGCTATCTGTTCCTGGTCAACCGGACGGACGACACCGTGCCGTTGCCCGGACTGACCGGAGAGGTCCTCGTCGGCGGCGCCCCGGATGCCGCCGGCGGCGGTCTCGTCCTGCACCCCAGGGACGTCGCCGTCCTGCGACAGCCCACCCCCTGA
- a CDS encoding ABC transporter substrate-binding protein, with translation MPQNTRRLLRGIGLVCALTLGATACGGSDDEGSGQKQVSSADIEAALKKGGKVKVWAWEPTLKKVVTDFEREHPKVDVELVNAGTNKDQYTALQNAISAKKGVPDVAQVEYYALSQYALTKSITDLTPFGADKLKGSYSPGPWNAVKSGEGVYALPMDSGPMALFYNKKVFDKHRIKVPTTWDEYLQAARKLHKADPKAYITSDTGDAGLTTSLLWQAGSRPYKVDGTKVGIDFSDKGARAYTGTWQKLIDEKLVAPVNPWTDEWYKAFGDGTIATLPTGAWMPANFASGVKEAAGDWRAAPLPQWTAGDKASAENGGSSLALPELGKNKELAYAFVEYANSGKGVQTRIKDGAFPATTKDLESKAFQNTEFPYFGGQKANKVFAESAANVADDWKYLPYQVYANSIFNDTAGKAYVSGTPLSKGLKSWQDASVKYGSEQGFSVRK, from the coding sequence ATGCCCCAGAACACCCGCCGCCTGCTGCGCGGCATAGGTCTCGTCTGCGCCCTCACCCTGGGGGCGACCGCCTGCGGCGGCTCCGACGACGAAGGCTCCGGTCAGAAGCAGGTCTCGTCCGCGGACATCGAAGCGGCCCTGAAGAAGGGCGGCAAGGTCAAGGTGTGGGCGTGGGAGCCCACCCTCAAGAAGGTCGTCACCGACTTCGAGAGGGAACACCCCAAGGTCGACGTCGAGTTGGTGAACGCCGGCACCAACAAGGACCAGTACACGGCCCTGCAGAACGCCATCTCGGCGAAGAAGGGCGTCCCGGACGTCGCGCAGGTCGAGTACTACGCACTGAGTCAGTACGCCCTGACCAAGTCCATCACCGACCTGACCCCGTTCGGCGCGGACAAGCTCAAGGGCTCCTATTCGCCGGGCCCTTGGAACGCGGTGAAGTCCGGTGAAGGTGTCTACGCCCTGCCGATGGACTCAGGACCCATGGCGCTCTTCTACAACAAGAAGGTCTTCGACAAGCACAGGATCAAGGTGCCGACGACCTGGGACGAGTACCTCCAGGCGGCCCGCAAGCTGCACAAGGCCGACCCCAAGGCCTACATCACCAGCGACACGGGCGACGCGGGCCTCACCACCAGCCTGCTGTGGCAGGCCGGTTCGCGCCCGTACAAGGTCGACGGCACCAAGGTCGGCATCGACTTCTCCGACAAGGGTGCCCGCGCCTACACCGGGACCTGGCAGAAGCTCATCGACGAGAAGCTGGTCGCACCGGTCAACCCCTGGACCGACGAGTGGTACAAGGCCTTCGGTGACGGCACCATCGCGACCCTGCCCACCGGCGCCTGGATGCCCGCCAACTTCGCCTCCGGCGTGAAGGAGGCCGCGGGCGACTGGCGCGCGGCTCCGCTGCCGCAGTGGACCGCGGGCGACAAGGCGAGCGCCGAGAACGGCGGCAGCTCGCTCGCCCTGCCGGAGCTCGGCAAGAACAAGGAACTCGCCTACGCCTTCGTCGAGTACGCCAACTCCGGCAAGGGCGTGCAGACCCGCATCAAGGACGGCGCCTTCCCGGCCACCACCAAAGACCTCGAGTCCAAGGCGTTCCAGAACACCGAGTTCCCGTACTTCGGCGGCCAGAAGGCCAACAAGGTCTTCGCCGAGTCCGCGGCGAACGTCGCCGACGACTGGAAGTACCTGCCCTACCAGGTGTACGCCAACTCGATCTTCAACGACACCGCGGGCAAGGCCTACGTCTCCGGCACTCCCCTGTCCAAGGGCCTGAAGTCCTGGCAGGACGCCTCCGTCAAGTACGGCTCCGAGCAGGGCTTCAGCGTCCGGAAGTGA